A single region of the Sulfitobacter geojensis genome encodes:
- a CDS encoding aminotransferase class I/II-fold pyridoxal phosphate-dependent enzyme: protein MDSVSDYYSATQLRADRWSALRESVTSLCRETHAKKAAALKARIDELFASLALIEPYWAFPGMTAFDHMRRQFEHGNYEDLAFTTNRVKRALTTGAYRRRSIPLDRETSDDEEHNDEAMLSPEARAMARPYFEVLIVDNVNDQQERWLKSNVARMRRPEDPFHYEAVVVPSLEDALIAVLFNHNIQAIVVRPGLVLKSNNDNEILAKYIRNASDGDDINTMLPEDYGPELCRLIARVRPELDAYLVTERSVEDIAGLDLGICRRVFYNQEDFMELHLNILRGVAARNKTPFFTALVEYSKQPTGVFHAMPISRGKSITRSHWIQDMGAFYGPNIFLAETSATSGGLDSLLEPQGPIKEAQELASRAFGSKQTFFATNGTSTCNKIVVQAVVRPGDIVLVDRDCHKSHHYGMVLAGAEVVYLDSYPLNEYSMYGAVPLKEIKHQLLALKAAGKLDRVRMLLLTNCTFDGLVYNVERVMEECLAIKPDLVFLWDEAWFAFARFSPTYRQRTGMRTANNLRKRLRTEDHKRDYELQQLELEGASDETLVNTRLIAPPDARIRVYATQSTHKTLTSLRQGSMIHVNDQDFKGEVEQSFHEAYMTHTSTSPNYQIIASLDVGRRQVELEGFEFVQRQIEAAMSMRKAISSHPMLQKYFKVLTAGDMIPEHHRQSGVSSYFDNDQGWTDIWDCWEQDDFVLDATRVTLAVGGTGWDGDTFKTQILMDKYGIQINKTSRNTVLFMTNIGTTRSSVAYLIEVLVEIANELDDLLDDASQMERRSFDRRVKNLTENYPPLPDFSRFHDAFRPDNITPEGDIRTAYYLSYKESNCDYLELDGSLQEALDAGDEVVSAGFIIPYPPGFPILVPGQVVSKEILSFMRALDVSEIHGYRADLGLRVFTADALDSLQNPQKLKPAAE, encoded by the coding sequence ATGGATTCCGTCAGCGACTATTATTCCGCGACACAATTGCGAGCTGACAGGTGGAGCGCGTTACGCGAAAGCGTGACGTCGCTGTGCCGCGAAACGCACGCCAAAAAGGCGGCGGCGTTGAAAGCGCGGATTGACGAGCTGTTCGCCTCGCTTGCCTTGATCGAACCCTATTGGGCGTTTCCCGGCATGACGGCCTTTGATCATATGCGCCGCCAGTTCGAGCACGGCAATTACGAGGATCTGGCTTTTACCACCAACCGCGTCAAACGGGCGTTGACCACCGGCGCTTACCGACGCCGTTCCATTCCGCTTGACCGCGAAACCTCCGATGACGAAGAACACAACGACGAGGCCATGCTGTCCCCTGAGGCCCGCGCGATGGCCCGCCCCTATTTCGAGGTGTTGATCGTCGACAATGTGAATGACCAGCAGGAACGCTGGCTCAAAAGCAATGTCGCCCGCATGCGCCGCCCCGAAGATCCCTTTCATTACGAAGCGGTTGTTGTGCCCAGCTTGGAGGACGCGCTGATCGCCGTGCTGTTCAACCACAACATCCAAGCGATTGTTGTACGCCCCGGGCTGGTGTTGAAATCTAACAACGACAACGAAATCCTGGCAAAATACATCCGCAATGCCAGTGACGGCGACGACATCAACACGATGCTGCCCGAAGACTATGGCCCCGAGTTGTGCCGCCTGATTGCCCGCGTGCGCCCCGAACTGGACGCCTATCTGGTCACCGAACGTTCAGTCGAGGATATTGCCGGTCTTGATCTGGGAATTTGCCGGCGAGTTTTCTATAATCAAGAAGACTTTATGGAGCTGCACCTCAACATCCTGCGCGGGGTGGCTGCACGCAACAAGACGCCGTTTTTTACCGCCTTGGTCGAATACTCCAAACAGCCCACCGGCGTTTTCCACGCCATGCCGATCAGCCGCGGCAAATCGATTACGCGCTCGCACTGGATTCAGGACATGGGCGCGTTTTACGGGCCGAACATCTTTCTGGCCGAAACCTCTGCCACGTCCGGCGGTTTGGACAGTCTGCTGGAACCTCAGGGGCCAATCAAAGAGGCGCAGGAACTGGCCAGCCGTGCGTTCGGATCGAAACAGACCTTTTTTGCCACCAACGGCACCTCGACCTGTAACAAGATCGTCGTTCAGGCCGTCGTGCGCCCCGGTGACATCGTTCTGGTGGACCGTGATTGTCACAAATCGCACCACTACGGCATGGTATTGGCGGGGGCCGAAGTCGTGTACCTCGACAGCTATCCGTTGAATGAATATTCGATGTACGGCGCGGTGCCGCTCAAGGAAATCAAGCACCAGCTTCTGGCGCTGAAAGCTGCCGGAAAACTGGACCGCGTGCGCATGCTGCTGCTGACCAACTGCACCTTTGACGGGCTGGTGTATAACGTCGAACGGGTGATGGAGGAATGCCTGGCGATCAAGCCGGACCTGGTTTTCCTGTGGGACGAGGCATGGTTTGCCTTTGCGCGCTTCAGCCCCACGTACCGTCAGCGCACCGGAATGCGTACCGCCAACAACCTGCGCAAACGCCTGCGGACCGAAGACCACAAACGCGACTATGAACTACAGCAGCTTGAACTCGAGGGTGCCTCGGACGAGACGCTGGTCAATACCCGCCTGATCGCCCCCCCCGACGCGCGGATCAGGGTCTATGCGACGCAATCCACCCACAAGACCCTGACATCGCTCAGGCAAGGGTCGATGATCCATGTGAACGATCAGGACTTCAAGGGCGAGGTCGAACAGTCCTTCCACGAAGCGTACATGACGCATACGTCAACCTCGCCCAACTATCAGATCATTGCATCGCTGGATGTGGGCCGCCGGCAGGTCGAACTGGAAGGGTTCGAATTTGTGCAGCGCCAGATCGAAGCGGCGATGTCGATGCGCAAGGCGATCAGCAGTCACCCGATGCTGCAAAAGTATTTCAAGGTGCTCACCGCGGGCGACATGATCCCCGAACATCACCGTCAAAGCGGGGTGTCGAGTTATTTCGACAATGACCAAGGCTGGACCGATATCTGGGATTGTTGGGAACAGGACGATTTTGTGCTCGACGCGACCCGTGTCACGCTTGCGGTTGGCGGGACCGGCTGGGACGGCGATACCTTTAAGACCCAGATTTTGATGGATAAATACGGCATCCAGATCAACAAGACCTCGCGCAATACGGTCCTGTTCATGACCAACATCGGCACCACACGGTCGTCGGTCGCCTACCTGATCGAAGTGCTGGTTGAAATCGCGAATGAACTGGACGATCTGCTGGATGATGCATCCCAAATGGAGCGGCGCTCGTTTGACCGTCGGGTCAAGAACCTCACGGAAAACTATCCGCCGCTGCCAGACTTCAGCCGCTTTCATGATGCGTTCAGACCCGACAATATTACGCCGGAAGGCGATATTCGCACCGCTTATTATCTAAGTTACAAGGAATCTAACTGCGACTACCTCGAGCTGGACGGATCCTTGCAAGAGGCGCTGGATGCCGGTGACGAAGTCGTTTCGGCAGGGTTCATCATCCCCTACCCGCCCGGCTTTCCGATCCTTGTCCCCGGACAAGTGGTCAGCAAGGAAATCTTGTCTTTCATGCGGGCATTGGATGTGAGTGAAATCCACGGCTACCGCGCCGATCTGGGGCTGCGTGTCTTTACCGCCGACGCGTTGGACAGTCTGCAAAACCCGCAAAAACTTAAACCTGCCGCCGAATAA
- a CDS encoding carbon-nitrogen hydrolase family protein, with product MTPFAIAGVQMYVHALHPNVEGMLQRLDVLMMRFPWTQMVLFSELAPFGPLEQFKLPPENEIIDKFCEAARRHKIWLIPGSMFLTSPDDGLVRNTSLVINPDGDVIRRYAKMFPFLPYEAGVAPGDDFCVFDVPEVGRFGLSICYDMWFPETTRQLTSQGVEVLLHPVLTGTTDRDAELAIARATAAQFQCYVIDVNGLGAGGVGRSCIVDPTSLVLHQSQGQEDMFPIEIDLSMVRRQRETGMKGLGQVLKSFRDRPADFSVYDRNSGVDSYLNTLGPLEVPQQGSRAGLHVDLPATAEADINDREPKLGIGISPVMGKTTGS from the coding sequence ATGACCCCTTTCGCTATTGCCGGCGTACAGATGTACGTCCACGCCCTTCACCCCAATGTTGAAGGCATGTTGCAGCGCCTAGATGTGCTGATGATGCGCTTTCCCTGGACACAGATGGTCCTGTTCAGCGAACTGGCACCATTCGGTCCGCTCGAGCAATTCAAACTGCCGCCTGAGAACGAGATCATCGACAAGTTCTGCGAAGCGGCGCGACGTCATAAAATCTGGCTGATCCCCGGTTCGATGTTTCTGACCAGCCCTGACGACGGTCTGGTGCGCAACACCTCGCTGGTGATTAATCCCGATGGTGACGTCATCCGCCGTTACGCCAAGATGTTCCCCTTCCTGCCTTATGAAGCAGGCGTAGCACCCGGCGATGATTTCTGTGTGTTCGATGTGCCGGAAGTCGGCCGTTTCGGCCTGTCGATCTGCTATGACATGTGGTTCCCCGAAACCACCCGCCAGCTGACGTCGCAGGGCGTCGAGGTGCTGTTGCACCCTGTGTTGACCGGAACCACCGACCGCGACGCCGAACTGGCAATTGCCCGCGCGACGGCGGCGCAGTTCCAGTGCTACGTCATTGATGTCAACGGCTTGGGCGCTGGCGGTGTGGGCCGGTCCTGCATCGTTGATCCCACGTCGCTGGTGCTGCACCAATCGCAGGGACAAGAAGACATGTTCCCGATTGAAATTGATCTGTCGATGGTGCGCCGCCAGCGCGAAACCGGCATGAAAGGTCTGGGTCAGGTACTCAAATCCTTCCGCGACCGCCCGGCAGATTTTTCAGTTTATGATCGAAATAGCGGTGTCGACAGCTATCTGAATACGCTGGGCCCGCTGGAAGTGCCCCAACAAGGATCGCGCGCCGGCCTACATGTGGACCTGCCTGCCACGGCAGAAGCCGACATTAATGATCGCGAACCCAAACTGGGGATCGGGATTTCGCCCGTCATGGGCAAGACAACAGGAAGCTGA
- the gabT gene encoding 4-aminobutyrate--2-oxoglutarate transaminase has translation MSNTVKKKTRKTTAKAKAKPVMSVVPDVAVTATTGKTNAELVSRREAAVARGVASAAPVFADRAENAELWDVEGNRYVDFAGGIAVLNTGHRHPKVIAAAKAQEDLYTHTSFQVVPYEPYVALAEKLNALAPGDHPKKSLLVTTGAEAVENAVKIARAATGRPGVIAFTGGYHGRTLLTLGMTGKVSPYKKDVGPFPSDIFRAPFPSQRDGITVQDALTGLQNLFLTDAQPERIACIIIEPVLGEGGYTPVPFEMMQALRDICDQHGIMLIADEIQAGFGRTGTWFAVEHSGVVPDLITVAKSMAGGYPIAGVIGRADVMDAVIPGGLGGTYGGNPVACAAALAAIEAIEEEGLLARSTALGEAFRARFAEIGARVAPFRMWDIRGLGAMLAIEFVTDFDTATPDAELTKSVVAHALKRGLILLSCGMHGNALRIMVPLTASDAIIEEGITIFEAALAAAIAEQSA, from the coding sequence ATGTCGAACACAGTGAAAAAGAAGACCCGCAAAACCACTGCCAAGGCTAAGGCCAAGCCGGTGATGTCCGTGGTGCCCGATGTTGCCGTGACTGCGACAACCGGCAAAACCAACGCCGAACTGGTTTCCCGCCGCGAGGCCGCCGTTGCACGCGGTGTTGCCTCTGCCGCGCCGGTCTTTGCCGATCGCGCCGAGAACGCCGAACTGTGGGACGTTGAAGGCAACCGTTATGTTGATTTCGCAGGCGGTATCGCGGTGCTGAACACCGGCCACCGTCACCCCAAAGTGATTGCCGCTGCCAAAGCGCAGGAAGATCTTTATACACACACCAGCTTTCAGGTTGTGCCCTACGAGCCCTATGTCGCGCTGGCTGAAAAGCTGAACGCGCTGGCACCGGGGGATCACCCAAAGAAATCGCTGCTGGTAACCACCGGCGCGGAAGCTGTTGAGAACGCTGTTAAAATCGCACGTGCCGCGACGGGTCGCCCCGGTGTGATCGCCTTTACCGGTGGGTATCACGGCCGCACGCTGTTGACGCTGGGTATGACCGGCAAAGTGTCGCCTTACAAAAAGGACGTCGGCCCCTTCCCGTCCGATATCTTCCGCGCGCCTTTCCCGTCACAGCGCGACGGGATCACGGTTCAGGACGCATTGACCGGCCTGCAAAACCTGTTCCTGACCGATGCACAGCCCGAGCGGATCGCCTGTATCATCATCGAGCCTGTTCTGGGCGAAGGCGGCTATACACCGGTGCCTTTCGAAATGATGCAAGCGCTGCGCGACATCTGTGACCAGCACGGTATCATGTTGATTGCAGACGAAATTCAGGCGGGCTTTGGCCGGACCGGCACGTGGTTTGCGGTTGAACATTCCGGCGTTGTGCCAGACCTGATCACAGTCGCAAAATCCATGGCCGGTGGGTATCCGATTGCTGGTGTGATCGGCCGTGCCGACGTGATGGACGCGGTCATTCCGGGCGGTTTGGGCGGCACCTATGGCGGCAACCCTGTTGCTTGTGCTGCGGCGCTGGCTGCGATCGAAGCCATCGAAGAAGAGGGTCTGCTGGCCCGTTCGACCGCTTTGGGCGAAGCATTCCGTGCCCGCTTTGCAGAAATCGGCGCGCGGGTTGCGCCCTTCCGCATGTGGGATATTCGCGGACTTGGCGCGATGCTGGCCATCGAGTTCGTGACCGACTTTGATACCGCCACACCGGATGCAGAGCTGACCAAATCGGTCGTGGCCCATGCGCTGAAACGTGGTTTGATCCTGCTGTCATGTGGCATGCACGGCAACGCCCTGCGCATCATGGTGCCGTTGACCGCATCCGATGCGATCATCGAAGAAGGGATCACAATCTTTGAAGCGGCCCTCGCTGCAGCGATTGCCGAACAAAGCGCATAA
- a CDS encoding cupin domain-containing protein: MNIGKRLQELRKAHGLSQRELAARAGLTNGTISLIEQNKTSPSVASLKSLLDAIPMSIAEFFANLEEEPQPTYFYKADEFIEIAPQSDGPAVSLRQLGNASTHALQILDETYPPLADTGPQSLSHTGEEAGIVISGEIEITVADQVKVLKTGEGYLFDSRLPHRFRNISDAPCKIISACTPPTF, encoded by the coding sequence GTGAACATTGGGAAAAGATTGCAGGAGCTGCGCAAGGCGCACGGGCTGTCGCAACGCGAGCTTGCGGCGCGGGCCGGTTTGACCAACGGCACGATTTCGCTCATCGAGCAAAACAAGACGAGCCCTTCGGTGGCCTCCCTGAAAAGCCTGCTGGATGCGATTCCCATGAGCATTGCCGAGTTTTTCGCAAATCTGGAGGAAGAACCACAGCCGACCTATTTCTACAAAGCGGATGAATTCATCGAAATCGCGCCGCAATCGGACGGTCCCGCAGTCTCTTTGCGCCAGCTTGGCAATGCCAGCACCCATGCCTTGCAAATCCTTGATGAAACCTACCCGCCGCTGGCCGATACCGGCCCGCAGTCCCTGTCCCATACCGGCGAAGAGGCGGGGATCGTCATTTCGGGCGAAATTGAAATCACCGTCGCAGATCAGGTCAAAGTGTTGAAGACAGGCGAGGGGTATCTTTTTGACAGTCGTTTGCCGCACCGGTTCCGCAACATCAGCGATGCGCCGTGCAAAATCATCAGCGCCTGCACACCGCCAACGTTCTAA
- a CDS encoding ABC transporter ATP-binding protein, protein MLLEFDKVEKSFPTSEGPVPVLRGISFDLATGQTLALTGESGSGKSTLLHVAAGLEGFDGGTVKVAGQPLGQLDDAARAALRRNDIALVFQQFNLIPSLSVAANIAFQARLAGRDDADHIATVSAALGLSDYLAKYPETLSGGQQQRVAIARALAAKPKLLLADEPTGNLDEGTAEEVLEQMLDLVTQTGAGLMLVTHSPAIAARMQRRLHLKNGLLA, encoded by the coding sequence ATGCTGCTAGAGTTCGATAAGGTTGAGAAATCGTTTCCGACAAGTGAGGGTCCTGTGCCGGTTTTGCGCGGCATCAGTTTCGATCTGGCCACAGGGCAAACGCTTGCGCTTACCGGTGAATCCGGTAGCGGTAAAAGCACGCTTTTGCATGTGGCCGCTGGTTTGGAAGGGTTTGACGGTGGAACGGTCAAGGTCGCGGGTCAGCCGCTTGGGCAGTTAGATGATGCTGCCCGCGCTGCCCTGCGCCGCAATGATATTGCTTTGGTTTTCCAGCAATTTAACTTGATCCCCTCGCTTAGCGTGGCGGCGAACATCGCGTTTCAGGCGCGCCTTGCAGGGCGCGATGACGCGGACCATATCGCAACTGTCAGCGCGGCCTTGGGGTTGTCGGATTATCTGGCCAAATACCCTGAAACCCTTTCTGGTGGTCAACAACAACGCGTCGCCATCGCCCGCGCATTGGCGGCCAAACCGAAGCTTTTGCTGGCGGATGAACCCACCGGCAATCTGGACGAAGGCACAGCCGAAGAGGTGCTGGAACAGATGCTGGATCTTGTCACGCAGACTGGTGCGGGGCTGATGCTGGTCACCCATTCACCCGCCATCGCGGCGCGCATGCAACGCCGGCTGCATTTGAAAAACGGTCTGCTTGCATGA
- a CDS encoding FtsX-like permease family protein — protein MIGVCLTALVSHWRRNPIQLFAYLAGLALATALWSGVQAINAEARASYDNAAATLGEGRFDQLLPRQGNRVAQDLYITLRRAGWLVSPVIEGQIDGLRLVGVDPVTAPGGLGGVQPERLLTPGADATQRVFVNPQTAQKVQDGLPVTIDTGIAPGLGIADIARAQELLGRNDLSRLIVLPDQPVGRPDLSTIAPELRLQPAQQGADIGQLTDSFHLNLTAFGLLSFAVGLFIVHSTIGLAFEQRRGMVRTLRSLGVPLRLLVKVIAFEMMTLAAIGAALGVVAGYLIAAFLLPDVAATLRGLYGAEISGTLNIRAEWWLSGLLIALLGTAAALTGRIWQISHMPLLASVRPRAWVMASAARFRLQTQVAAGLLVAALGLALFGTGLIAGFALLACLLIGAALALPLVVSLVLSLCERRARAPLWQWFWADTRQQLPGLSLALMALLLAVSANIGVSTMVSSFRLTFIGFLDQRLAPELFVQLETAEESAALLSYLDQQNIEVLPLMSVQMRITGRPTELYSLRVGPTYRENWVFLDAIERPWNAVEAGQGVVVNEQLARRAGLWVGDDVEIDAELTLPIAAVVGDYGNPNGQVVITQSLFEKLQPSMVPLRFGIRSADPAALRQKLTTQLGIVPNAITDQAAIKALSMQVFERTFTVTAALNALTLLVAGFAILMSLLTLADLRVPQLAPVWALGMTRRRLGWLEVLRAVALAALVFLCAVPLGLALAWVLLSVINVDAFGWKLPMFLFPMEYLSLGSYALFAAVLAALWPALRLMRKPPSDLLKVFANER, from the coding sequence ATGATCGGGGTCTGCCTAACGGCGCTTGTGTCCCATTGGCGACGCAACCCGATCCAGCTGTTCGCCTATCTTGCAGGTTTGGCGCTGGCGACCGCCCTTTGGTCCGGCGTGCAGGCCATTAACGCAGAAGCGCGCGCCAGCTATGATAATGCAGCCGCGACTTTGGGCGAGGGGCGATTTGACCAATTGCTGCCACGACAGGGCAACAGGGTCGCGCAAGACCTTTACATCACGCTCAGACGGGCGGGATGGTTGGTTTCGCCTGTGATCGAGGGGCAGATCGATGGCCTGCGCCTTGTCGGCGTTGATCCCGTGACCGCGCCTGGCGGGCTTGGCGGCGTGCAGCCGGAGCGGTTGTTGACGCCGGGTGCCGACGCGACACAGAGGGTGTTTGTGAACCCGCAGACCGCACAGAAGGTGCAGGATGGTCTGCCTGTCACGATTGACACCGGCATCGCACCCGGCCTCGGCATTGCGGATATCGCAAGGGCGCAAGAGTTACTGGGCCGCAACGATCTGTCCCGGCTGATCGTCCTGCCCGATCAGCCGGTTGGCAGACCGGACCTGTCGACCATCGCCCCCGAATTGCGCCTGCAACCGGCGCAGCAAGGGGCGGACATCGGGCAGCTGACCGACAGTTTTCATTTGAACCTGACCGCCTTTGGTTTGCTTAGTTTTGCCGTGGGTCTTTTCATCGTGCACAGCACCATCGGCCTCGCGTTTGAACAGCGGCGCGGGATGGTCCGTACCTTGCGGTCCTTGGGGGTGCCGTTGCGCTTGCTGGTAAAAGTAATCGCGTTTGAAATGATGACACTGGCCGCCATTGGCGCGGCATTGGGGGTTGTCGCGGGCTATCTGATCGCGGCGTTTTTACTGCCCGATGTAGCGGCCACTTTGCGCGGGCTTTATGGCGCAGAGATTTCCGGGACATTGAATATCCGTGCTGAATGGTGGTTGTCGGGTTTGTTGATCGCGCTGCTTGGGACAGCCGCCGCATTGACAGGACGGATCTGGCAGATCAGCCATATGCCGCTGTTGGCCAGCGTGCGGCCGCGTGCTTGGGTCATGGCCTCTGCCGCGCGGTTCCGGTTGCAAACACAGGTCGCGGCGGGGCTGCTGGTCGCCGCGCTGGGCTTGGCGCTTTTTGGTACGGGGTTGATTGCCGGCTTTGCTCTGCTGGCCTGCTTGTTGATTGGCGCGGCCCTTGCCTTGCCACTTGTCGTGTCCTTGGTCCTTTCCCTTTGCGAACGCCGCGCCCGCGCCCCGTTGTGGCAATGGTTCTGGGCCGATACGCGCCAGCAATTGCCGGGGCTTAGCCTCGCGCTGATGGCGCTGCTGCTGGCGGTGTCGGCCAATATCGGCGTGTCGACGATGGTGTCGAGTTTCCGCCTGACCTTTATAGGCTTCCTGGATCAACGGCTTGCGCCGGAGTTGTTTGTGCAGCTTGAAACAGCCGAGGAAAGTGCTGCCTTGCTGTCCTATCTCGATCAACAAAACATTGAAGTCTTGCCGTTGATGTCGGTGCAAATGCGCATCACCGGTCGCCCGACCGAGCTTTACAGCCTGCGCGTCGGTCCGACCTACCGCGAGAATTGGGTTTTTCTGGACGCCATTGAACGCCCATGGAACGCGGTCGAGGCGGGGCAGGGCGTTGTTGTGAACGAACAACTGGCCCGTCGTGCGGGGCTATGGGTTGGCGATGATGTCGAAATCGATGCAGAGCTGACCCTGCCCATCGCCGCAGTTGTCGGGGATTATGGCAATCCGAACGGGCAGGTCGTGATAACGCAATCGCTGTTTGAAAAATTGCAGCCGTCGATGGTGCCGTTGCGGTTTGGCATCCGCAGCGCGGATCCGGCTGCCCTGCGCCAGAAACTGACAACGCAGCTGGGCATCGTGCCCAACGCGATCACCGATCAAGCAGCGATTAAAGCTCTGTCGATGCAGGTGTTTGAGCGGACGTTCACCGTCACCGCCGCGCTGAACGCCTTGACGTTGCTGGTCGCGGGTTTCGCGATTTTGATGAGCCTGCTGACATTGGCCGATCTGCGCGTGCCGCAGCTGGCACCGGTCTGGGCCTTGGGGATGACCCGGCGCAGATTGGGCTGGCTCGAGGTGCTGCGCGCGGTGGCATTGGCCGCGCTGGTGTTCCTTTGTGCCGTGCCTCTTGGGCTCGCGCTTGCCTGGGTTCTGCTTAGCGTGATCAACGTCGATGCCTTTGGCTGGAAACTGCCCATGTTTTTGTTCCCGATGGAATATCTGTCGCTCGGAAGTTACGCGCTGTTCGCCGCCGTGCTGGCGGCCCTTTGGCCGGCTTTGCGCCTGATGCGCAAACCGCCGTCGGATTTGCTCAAGGTTTTTGCCAATGAACGTTAG
- a CDS encoding lipocalin-like domain-containing protein, with protein sequence MNVRVIIFLCLFPVTLWAQGFSGLGADVNGFATPQPDPVFTFPEDHGAHPEYRIEWWYLTANLQGADGTPYGLQWTLFRTALAPGEDAGWRSPQVWFAHAAITTPDAHFATERFARGGIGQAGVRVAPFEAWIDEWALEGADFEAMTVTASGPDFAYDMTLSAQGPLVFHGADGYSVKSQQGQASYYYSQPFFDISGTLKLPEGDVAVTGSAWLDREWSSQPLGETQTGWDWFSLSFEGGAKLMGFQLRQSDGAGYSASTWIAPDGTTRTMPAGAFVAKPLQAHKVAGREVPVEWQVSLPERGVDVTVSALNRNAWMALSIPYWEGPVTVQGSHNGKGYLEMTGYE encoded by the coding sequence ATGAACGTTAGGGTGATCATTTTTCTTTGCCTGTTTCCCGTTACGCTGTGGGCGCAGGGTTTTTCCGGCCTTGGTGCGGATGTAAACGGGTTCGCCACACCGCAGCCGGATCCGGTTTTTACCTTTCCCGAGGATCATGGCGCGCATCCCGAGTATCGCATCGAATGGTGGTACCTTACGGCCAACCTGCAAGGCGCGGATGGCACGCCTTATGGTTTGCAATGGACGTTGTTTCGTACAGCCCTTGCACCGGGAGAGGACGCCGGCTGGCGCTCGCCGCAGGTATGGTTCGCCCATGCGGCGATCACCACGCCCGACGCCCATTTTGCCACCGAACGTTTCGCCCGTGGCGGGATCGGACAGGCGGGGGTGCGCGTCGCGCCGTTTGAGGCGTGGATTGATGAATGGGCCCTTGAGGGGGCGGATTTCGAGGCAATGACCGTGACGGCAAGTGGCCCTGATTTCGCCTATGACATGACGTTGAGCGCGCAGGGACCATTGGTGTTTCACGGGGCCGATGGTTATTCCGTCAAGTCACAACAAGGGCAGGCGAGTTACTATTATTCGCAACCGTTTTTCGACATCTCCGGCACTCTGAAATTGCCCGAAGGCGATGTGGCGGTGACCGGTTCCGCGTGGCTGGATCGGGAGTGGTCCTCGCAGCCTTTGGGCGAAACCCAAACCGGTTGGGACTGGTTTTCATTGTCATTTGAGGGCGGCGCGAAGTTGATGGGGTTCCAGCTGCGCCAATCTGATGGCGCGGGCTACAGCGCGTCCACATGGATTGCGCCGGACGGCACGACACGCACCATGCCCGCAGGTGCGTTTGTGGCAAAACCGTTGCAGGCTCATAAGGTTGCCGGGCGTGAAGTGCCCGTTGAATGGCAGGTGAGCCTGCCCGAACGCGGGGTCGATGTAACCGTTTCGGCGTTGAACCGGAATGCGTGGATGGCCCTGTCGATCCCATATTGGGAAGGGCCGGTAACGGTTCAAGGCAGCCACAACGGCAAAGGATATCTGGAGATGACAGGTTATGAGTGA